A stretch of Gouania willdenowi chromosome 21, fGouWil2.1, whole genome shotgun sequence DNA encodes these proteins:
- the htr1fa gene encoding 5-hydroxytryptamine receptor 1F isoform X2: MDFLNCTDGFFATSNNSYDSLENTKLPPSKIVLTIILSVVAILTTFLNCLVITAIAVTRKLHHPANYLICSLATTDLLVAVLVMPFSIMYIQKEMWIMGQAVCTIWLSVDITCCTCSILHLAAIAIDRYRAITDAVEYSRKRTFARAGAMVALVWFLSILISLPPILWRHFSSDPEHENQCIITHHHMAFTLYATLGAFYIPLMLILILYYKIYKAAQTLYMRREASRASRHSCMTNGSMIPSTYPAGDGDVDGGPRSPEPISPVEKSISDPSTEENPRDRARVSKAFQCKARRHDSRSESRKSQLYQGPRISGSRERKAASTLGLIIGAFVICWLPFFVKEVIVNTCSSCSTSMEMADFLTWLGYINSLINPLIYTIFNEDFKKAFQRIVRCSHYL; the protein is encoded by the coding sequence ATGGATTTTCTGAATTGCACTGACGGATTCTTCGCTACTAGCAACAACAGTTATGACTCACTGGAGAACACAAAACTCCCTCCCAGTAAAATTGTACTGACAATTATATTGTCTGTAGTGGCCATTCTGACAACGTTTCTCAACTGCCTCGTAATCACAGCTATCGCAGTGACCCGCAAGCTGCACCATCCGGCCAATTACCTCATCTGCTCCTTGGCCACTACTGACCTTCTGGTGGCTGTGCTCGTCATGCCCTTCAGTATTATGTACATCCAGAAAGAGATGTGGATCATGGGTCAGGCAGTGTGCACCATCTGGCTGAGTGTTGATATCACCTGTTGCACATGTTCCATCCTGCACCTCGCGGCAATCGCCATTGACCGTTACAGGGCCATCACGGACGCAGTGGAGTACTCTCGCAAACGCACATTTGCCAGGGCGGGAGCAATGGTTGCCCTGGTATGGTTCTTGTCAATCCTCATTTCACTTCCTCCTATATTGTGGCGGCACTTCAGCAGCGACCCAGAGCATGAAAACCAGTGCATCATCACCCACCATCACATGGCTTTTACCTTGTATGCCACACTTGGAGCATTCTACATTCCACTTATGCTGATCCTAATTCTCTACTATAAAATCTACAAAGCTGCTCAGACCCTCTACATGCGCAGAGAGGCGAGTCGTGCAAGCCGCCACTCGTGTATGACTAATGGGAGCATGATTCCTTCAACCTACCCAGCGGGAGATGGCGATGTCGATGGAGGTCCTCGGAGTCCTGAGCCCATAAGCCCAGTTGAAAAGTCTATTTCTGATCCCTCAACTGAAGAAAATCCACGTGACCGGGCACGTGTCTCAAAAGCTTTCCAATGCAAGGCTCGCCGGCATGACTCGCGTAGTGAGTCGCGGAAAAGCCAGCTTTACCAAGGACCAAGGATCTCAGGCTCACGAGAGCGCAAAGCAGCATCCACGTTGGGTTTGATAATTGGAGCTTTTGTTATCTGTTGGTTGCCTTTCTTTGTCAAGGAGGTGATTGTTAACACGTGCAGTTCTTGCAGTACTTCAATGGAAATGGCTGACTTTCTTACCTGGCTGGGGTACATAAACTCCCTTATCAACCCCCTCATCTACACCATCTTCAATGAAGACTTCAAAAAAGCCTTTCAGAGAATTGTCAGGTGTAGCCATTACCTCTGA
- the htr1fa gene encoding 5-hydroxytryptamine receptor 1F isoform X1 has translation MMDFLNCTDGFFATSNNSYDSLENTKLPPSKIVLTIILSVVAILTTFLNCLVITAIAVTRKLHHPANYLICSLATTDLLVAVLVMPFSIMYIQKEMWIMGQAVCTIWLSVDITCCTCSILHLAAIAIDRYRAITDAVEYSRKRTFARAGAMVALVWFLSILISLPPILWRHFSSDPEHENQCIITHHHMAFTLYATLGAFYIPLMLILILYYKIYKAAQTLYMRREASRASRHSCMTNGSMIPSTYPAGDGDVDGGPRSPEPISPVEKSISDPSTEENPRDRARVSKAFQCKARRHDSRSESRKSQLYQGPRISGSRERKAASTLGLIIGAFVICWLPFFVKEVIVNTCSSCSTSMEMADFLTWLGYINSLINPLIYTIFNEDFKKAFQRIVRCSHYL, from the exons AT GATGGATTTTCTGAATTGCACTGACGGATTCTTCGCTACTAGCAACAACAGTTATGACTCACTGGAGAACACAAAACTCCCTCCCAGTAAAATTGTACTGACAATTATATTGTCTGTAGTGGCCATTCTGACAACGTTTCTCAACTGCCTCGTAATCACAGCTATCGCAGTGACCCGCAAGCTGCACCATCCGGCCAATTACCTCATCTGCTCCTTGGCCACTACTGACCTTCTGGTGGCTGTGCTCGTCATGCCCTTCAGTATTATGTACATCCAGAAAGAGATGTGGATCATGGGTCAGGCAGTGTGCACCATCTGGCTGAGTGTTGATATCACCTGTTGCACATGTTCCATCCTGCACCTCGCGGCAATCGCCATTGACCGTTACAGGGCCATCACGGACGCAGTGGAGTACTCTCGCAAACGCACATTTGCCAGGGCGGGAGCAATGGTTGCCCTGGTATGGTTCTTGTCAATCCTCATTTCACTTCCTCCTATATTGTGGCGGCACTTCAGCAGCGACCCAGAGCATGAAAACCAGTGCATCATCACCCACCATCACATGGCTTTTACCTTGTATGCCACACTTGGAGCATTCTACATTCCACTTATGCTGATCCTAATTCTCTACTATAAAATCTACAAAGCTGCTCAGACCCTCTACATGCGCAGAGAGGCGAGTCGTGCAAGCCGCCACTCGTGTATGACTAATGGGAGCATGATTCCTTCAACCTACCCAGCGGGAGATGGCGATGTCGATGGAGGTCCTCGGAGTCCTGAGCCCATAAGCCCAGTTGAAAAGTCTATTTCTGATCCCTCAACTGAAGAAAATCCACGTGACCGGGCACGTGTCTCAAAAGCTTTCCAATGCAAGGCTCGCCGGCATGACTCGCGTAGTGAGTCGCGGAAAAGCCAGCTTTACCAAGGACCAAGGATCTCAGGCTCACGAGAGCGCAAAGCAGCATCCACGTTGGGTTTGATAATTGGAGCTTTTGTTATCTGTTGGTTGCCTTTCTTTGTCAAGGAGGTGATTGTTAACACGTGCAGTTCTTGCAGTACTTCAATGGAAATGGCTGACTTTCTTACCTGGCTGGGGTACATAAACTCCCTTATCAACCCCCTCATCTACACCATCTTCAATGAAGACTTCAAAAAAGCCTTTCAGAGAATTGTCAGGTGTAGCCATTACCTCTGA